The Rhododendron vialii isolate Sample 1 chromosome 5a, ASM3025357v1 genome contains a region encoding:
- the LOC131325696 gene encoding HVA22-like protein k isoform X1 — protein sequence MALFGSNMPSEVGLRLLLCPLGSNIVVRTACCSVGVALPVYSTFKAIETRDQTEQQRWLVYWAAYGCFSIAEVFTDKLISWFPLYYHMKFGFLVWLQLPSVDGAKQLYVTHLRPFLLKHQARLDQIVEFSYGEMGKFVSAHQAEIQFAKTLLVKMWMSANEMANDILHPGQRRGTGAIEGPRTLRSRANDVIEGPETQVENSESENDE from the exons ATGGCTTTGTTCGGCTCAAATATGCCCAGTGAG GTTGGGTTGCGCTTGCTCCTTTGCCCCCTAGGTTCCAACATCGTCGTCCGAACAGCATG CTGTTCAGTGGGGGTTGCCTTGCCTGTTTACTCTACTTTTAAAGCAATTGAGACAAGAGACCAAACTGAGCAACAGAGGTGGCTAGTGTACTGGGCAG CTTATGGATGCTTTAGTATTGCTGAAGTTTTCACTGACAAATTAATCTCATG GTTTCCGCTATATTACCACATGAAGTTTGGATTTCTTGTCTGGCTTCAACTTCCATCTGTTGAT GGGGCAAAGCAATTGTATGTGACTCATCTGCGTCCATTTCTGTTGAAGCATCAAGCTAGACTGGATCAAATTGTGGAGTTTTCCTATGGTGAAATG GGTAAATTTGTAAGCGCGCACCAAGCAGAAATACAGTTTGCAAAAACACTTCTTGTGAAGATGTGGATGTCAG CAAACGAAATGGCAAACGATATCTTGCACCCTGGGCAGAGACGAGGAACTGGTGCAATTGAAGGCCCAAGAACACTCCGCAGCCGAGCCAACGATGTAATTGAAGGTCCGGAAACTCAAGTAGAGAACTCGGAATCAGAAAATGATGAGTGA
- the LOC131325691 gene encoding deSI-like protein At4g17486 encodes MKPGSKKGWRSVMPLASRDILRTHFCMFPKVKSTSYDAGSSPVYLNVYDLTPVNGYFYWAGLGIFHTGVEVHGVEYAFGAHDYPTSGVFEVEPRQCPGYKFRKSIFIGTTYLDPIQVREFMERQSSSYSGDSYQLVVKNCNHFCEDICYKLTGNQIPKWVNRLARLGSLCNCILPETLKSSAVPHDPNFQAHDSEKKRLRSSFSCFSSFSMHQREKEVSISSFSLQSHYQGCIPQWESKES; translated from the exons ATGAAACCTGGATCAAAGAAGGGCTGGCGCTCAGTCATGCCTCTAGCTTCACGAGACATTTTGAGGACCCATTTTTGCATGTTCCCAAAAGTGAAGTCAACAAGCTATGATGCAGGCAGCTCTCCTGTGTATCTCAATGTGTATGACTTGACGCCTGTCAATGGTTATTTCTATTGGGCTGGGCTTGGTATTTTTCACACTGGTGTGGAAG TTCACGGGGTGGAATATGCTTTCGGAGCCCATGACTATCCAACGAGTGGTGTCTTTGAAGTTGAACCTCGGCAATGCCCTGGCTACAAGTTTAGAAAGTCAATATTCATAGGCACAACATACTTGGATCCTATTCAGGTTAGAGAATTCATGGAGCGTCAGTCTTCGAGCTATAGTGGTGATTCATATCAATTGGTTGTGAAGAACTGCAACCATTTCTGTGAGGATATATGTTACAAGTTGACTGGGAACCAGATTCCAAAGTGGGTAAATCGACTAGCAAGATTGG GTTCACTCTGCAACTGCATACTCCCCGAGACACTTAAATCTTCTGCTGTGCCGCACGACCCAAATTTCCAAGCCCATGACAGTGAAAAGAAGAGACTGAGAAGCTCCTTCAGTTGCTTCTCATCATTTTCTATGCACCAGAGGGAAAAGGAGGTATCGATATCTTCATTTTCTCTACAATCCCACTACCAAGGCTGCATACCACAATGGGAGTCCAAAGAATCTTGA